From Acetonema longum DSM 6540, the proteins below share one genomic window:
- the fliL gene encoding flagellar basal body-associated protein FliL encodes MAETEKKFSVILVVALIVLGLALAGGMSYFIATKIVADQTAAKATIQRNGTLIKVGDPKDGLILNIGGVNSGRYLKIGIILDMKLDRRLEEGGGKLASQEEAKILDTVVYVLRSQRVEDFDPTKQDRLKEILKQEINKAMGMERVYEVYITHFVLQ; translated from the coding sequence GTGGCTGAAACAGAAAAAAAGTTTTCCGTCATACTGGTTGTTGCTTTAATCGTATTAGGGCTGGCTCTGGCCGGCGGTATGAGTTATTTTATCGCCACAAAAATCGTTGCTGATCAAACGGCTGCCAAAGCAACTATTCAACGCAACGGGACGTTAATTAAAGTCGGTGACCCCAAAGATGGTTTAATTTTAAATATTGGCGGCGTCAATAGCGGACGTTATTTGAAAATCGGTATTATCCTGGATATGAAACTGGATAGAAGACTGGAAGAAGGGGGCGGCAAGCTGGCCTCCCAGGAAGAAGCCAAAATCCTGGATACCGTTGTCTACGTACTCCGTTCCCAGCGGGTCGAAGACTTTGACCCGACAAAACAGGACCGACTGAAAGAGATTCTGAAGCAGGAAATCAACAAGGCCATGGGGATGGAGCGAGTCTACGAAGTATATATTACTCATTTTGTCCTGCAATAA
- the fliI gene encoding flagellar protein export ATPase FliI: MSKHEATFQIDKYIQTVQSVETMRLCGKITQIVGLMIETQGPRVDLGEVCKIYPRGSNQPIAAEVVGFRNGKVLLMPFGEMQGIGPGCEVVSTQKTSSVRVSPNLLGRILDGLGNPIDGKGPIEGHAEYPLHAQPPPPLSRRRITEKLSVGVRAIDGLLTLGRGQRVGIMAGSGVGKSTLLGMIARNTEADISVIALVGERGREVKEFIERDLGEEGLKRSVVVVATSDQPALARIKGAMTATAIAEFFRDQGRDVVLMMDSVTRFAMAQREVGLTVGEPPATRGYTPSVFALLPKLLERSGTGDRGSITGIYTVLVDGDDMNEPVADTVRSILDGHIVLSRNIAALNHYPAIDVLPSVSRLMLEIADKEHWQAAQKVRSMLAVYREAEDLINIGAYVAGSNSEIDRAIQKIGPIRAFLQQDVYEFEPMQETIAKLCDLTNG; this comes from the coding sequence ATGAGCAAACATGAAGCAACCTTTCAAATCGATAAATACATTCAGACAGTCCAATCTGTTGAAACCATGCGTTTATGCGGGAAAATAACCCAAATCGTAGGGTTAATGATTGAAACTCAGGGCCCCCGGGTGGATTTGGGGGAAGTTTGTAAAATTTATCCCCGCGGCTCAAACCAGCCCATAGCGGCAGAGGTAGTAGGCTTCCGGAATGGAAAGGTGCTATTGATGCCTTTTGGCGAAATGCAGGGCATAGGTCCTGGGTGTGAGGTGGTTTCCACCCAGAAAACTTCCAGTGTAAGGGTGAGCCCCAACTTGTTGGGGCGTATCCTGGATGGTTTAGGCAATCCTATTGACGGGAAGGGTCCGATTGAGGGACACGCCGAATACCCCCTCCATGCACAACCGCCGCCTCCGCTTTCCCGCCGCCGTATTACAGAAAAATTGTCGGTAGGCGTACGGGCCATTGATGGTCTGCTTACATTGGGGAGAGGACAAAGGGTCGGCATCATGGCCGGCAGCGGAGTGGGAAAAAGCACTCTTCTTGGCATGATCGCCCGTAATACAGAAGCGGATATCAGCGTTATTGCGCTGGTAGGCGAACGGGGACGGGAAGTCAAGGAGTTTATCGAACGGGATTTGGGGGAGGAAGGACTTAAACGGTCTGTGGTGGTCGTAGCTACTTCCGACCAACCTGCCTTGGCCCGGATTAAAGGGGCTATGACTGCTACCGCGATTGCCGAGTTCTTTCGTGATCAAGGCCGGGATGTAGTCCTGATGATGGATTCAGTGACCCGGTTTGCCATGGCCCAGCGTGAGGTAGGGTTGACTGTCGGGGAACCACCGGCAACCAGAGGTTATACTCCGTCGGTTTTCGCCTTGCTGCCCAAACTGTTGGAACGCTCGGGAACCGGGGATCGCGGTTCGATTACCGGCATCTATACCGTGCTGGTCGACGGGGATGACATGAATGAACCCGTTGCCGATACGGTACGCAGTATTCTGGATGGTCACATTGTTTTATCCCGTAATATCGCCGCTCTGAATCACTATCCGGCCATTGATGTTTTGCCCAGCGTAAGCCGCTTAATGCTGGAGATAGCCGATAAAGAACATTGGCAGGCAGCACAGAAAGTCCGGTCCATGCTTGCTGTTTACCGGGAAGCGGAAGACCTTATCAATATTGGGGCCTATGTGGCGGGAAGCAACTCCGAGATTGACCGGGCCATTCAAAAAATCGGACCGATCAGAGCCTTTCTGCAACAAGACGTATACGAGTTCGAACCCATGCAGGAGACGATTGCCAAGTTGTGCGATTTGACGAATGGTTAA
- a CDS encoding flagellar hook protein FlgE — protein MMRSLFSGVSGLRNHQTRMDVIGNNIANVNTIGYKAGRANFQDVLSQTLSGASSASATRGGTNPKQVGLGMGLASIDTIFTDGSFQPTGKQSDLSIQGQGFFILANGSVTNRVYSRAGNFDFDEYGNYVVPGTGLQVMGWMADANGVLNTNDDITTIKIPVGGTMAARATTSITFEHNLSGEVEALTAANAADPDYAHPSRYKASIPVYDGQGSAHKVSGTFEKVNSNQWLFTPDATTDTGSTVAPVLGNSVLLTFDAANGAFVSAVPYNAGTPHPIDDGGSTAGAATDPFEITIDPDDAAGYGAATFTATLDFSALTQRGGESTAQALEQDGYPAGELDRITIDTSGVIQGNFTNGEFQTLARVALATFNNPAGLTKAGSSLYSESNNSGVAQIGTTKTGGRGELSPGTLEMSNVDLAEEFSNMVITQRGFQANSRIITTTDEMLQELANLKR, from the coding sequence ATGATGCGTTCATTATTCTCCGGCGTATCCGGTCTGCGCAACCATCAGACCCGGATGGACGTGATCGGCAATAACATCGCCAACGTAAATACCATTGGATATAAAGCCGGCCGGGCCAATTTCCAGGATGTGCTGAGCCAGACTCTGTCAGGCGCTTCTTCCGCCAGCGCCACTCGTGGCGGTACTAATCCGAAACAGGTTGGCCTGGGGATGGGACTGGCCAGTATCGACACCATCTTCACTGACGGCAGTTTCCAGCCGACCGGCAAACAAAGCGACTTGTCGATTCAGGGTCAGGGTTTCTTTATTCTGGCCAACGGCAGCGTCACCAACCGGGTATATAGCCGGGCTGGTAACTTTGATTTCGACGAATACGGAAACTATGTGGTTCCCGGCACCGGTCTGCAAGTAATGGGCTGGATGGCGGATGCAAACGGAGTTCTGAATACGAACGATGATATTACCACCATTAAAATTCCGGTGGGCGGCACCATGGCGGCCCGCGCGACCACATCCATAACATTCGAACATAATCTGTCAGGCGAAGTGGAAGCATTGACTGCTGCCAACGCTGCCGACCCAGACTATGCGCATCCTTCCCGCTATAAAGCCTCGATTCCGGTGTATGATGGGCAGGGATCAGCCCACAAGGTTTCCGGCACCTTTGAAAAAGTGAATTCCAACCAGTGGCTTTTTACCCCGGATGCCACAACTGACACTGGCAGTACCGTTGCACCTGTACTGGGGAATTCAGTTTTATTGACTTTTGACGCTGCAAATGGTGCATTCGTTTCTGCAGTACCATACAATGCGGGTACACCCCATCCTATAGATGATGGAGGCAGCACGGCTGGCGCTGCTACAGATCCCTTTGAAATAACGATTGACCCGGATGACGCCGCCGGCTATGGCGCTGCCACTTTTACGGCTACTCTGGATTTCAGCGCCTTGACGCAGCGTGGCGGTGAATCTACCGCTCAGGCTCTCGAACAGGACGGCTATCCGGCCGGTGAATTGGACCGTATTACCATTGATACCAGCGGGGTCATTCAAGGTAATTTCACCAACGGGGAGTTTCAAACCCTGGCTCGGGTTGCCCTGGCTACTTTCAATAATCCTGCCGGTCTCACCAAGGCTGGTTCCAGCCTGTATAGCGAATCCAACAACTCCGGCGTCGCCCAGATAGGCACCACTAAAACCGGTGGCCGCGGCGAGCTAAGCCCGGGCACTCTGGAAATGTCCAACGTGGACCTGGCCGAGGAGTTCAGCAACATGGTTATTACCCAGCGTGGTTTTCAGGCTAACTCCCGGATCATTACCACCACCGATGAAATGCTGCAGGAATTGGCTAACTTGAAACGATAG
- a CDS encoding flagellar hook-length control protein FliK, which produces MDMMTVFKAPVPAANNPGQAVQAKKSSANAVGGNKSGKPFGQTLEAAKESIGNEPINSTGTVEKDMQGMEGQPSADSSLDANGNLAMAAMQSFLILPLQPQQIDSNVASFGLTSAVVQSAATMGMEGQTAADGANAGMPAAGTIAVNAEVSQQSGTATAAEAVGQPSTVKKAADLGAGHQEILAPLHSSGSTIKVVQQDTTTPVVAGTTTLPHADEQMTNNAQNFMGDDQLGEMAQQQTEQVSQHTSENSFAGILANADQSGKLSSVTGKENSTQLPSQPLNDPDNVVAQIVENARLISRQANTEMVIRLKPEHLGDMTLKVTVEGGVVSAAFHSNNSEVRSVIEASLPQLKQELSNQGLKVDNVGVYAGLGQFLSNDRRETAQQQPEIKLNNRKTDEEFVQAIEEESAIQAVAVGDTGVDYRI; this is translated from the coding sequence ATGGATATGATGACGGTTTTTAAAGCGCCTGTACCGGCCGCCAATAACCCGGGTCAAGCCGTGCAGGCCAAGAAGTCCTCTGCAAATGCCGTTGGCGGAAACAAGTCCGGCAAGCCGTTTGGACAAACCTTGGAAGCTGCCAAGGAAAGCATTGGCAACGAACCGATCAACAGCACCGGAACTGTGGAAAAGGACATGCAAGGCATGGAAGGACAGCCGAGTGCAGATTCCTCGCTGGATGCTAATGGGAATCTTGCCATGGCGGCTATGCAGTCTTTCCTCATTCTGCCGCTGCAGCCTCAGCAGATTGATTCTAACGTAGCTTCCTTCGGCCTGACATCCGCGGTAGTTCAGTCGGCCGCCACTATGGGCATGGAAGGACAAACTGCCGCTGATGGGGCAAACGCAGGAATGCCTGCGGCAGGGACTATTGCCGTGAATGCCGAGGTGAGTCAACAAAGCGGGACAGCTACAGCGGCTGAAGCCGTGGGACAACCTTCAACTGTTAAAAAGGCAGCTGATCTTGGCGCCGGGCACCAAGAGATTCTTGCTCCGCTGCACAGTTCTGGCTCAACCATTAAAGTTGTGCAACAAGACACTACCACTCCTGTAGTGGCGGGGACAACAACGCTTCCCCATGCGGACGAGCAGATGACCAATAACGCTCAGAATTTTATGGGTGATGATCAGTTGGGCGAAATGGCGCAGCAGCAGACAGAACAGGTTTCCCAGCATACCTCGGAGAATTCTTTTGCCGGTATTCTGGCTAACGCCGATCAGTCCGGTAAATTAAGTTCTGTTACCGGCAAGGAAAACAGTACTCAGTTGCCGTCCCAGCCGCTGAATGACCCGGACAATGTCGTTGCACAGATCGTGGAAAATGCCCGCCTGATTTCCCGGCAAGCCAACACGGAAATGGTAATTCGTCTGAAGCCTGAACATCTGGGCGACATGACACTTAAAGTCACCGTGGAAGGCGGCGTGGTCAGCGCGGCGTTTCACTCCAACAACTCTGAAGTCCGCAGCGTAATTGAGGCGTCCCTGCCTCAGTTGAAACAAGAATTGTCCAATCAGGGGCTGAAAGTGGACAATGTCGGCGTTTATGCCGGCTTAGGCCAGTTTCTGTCCAATGATCGCCGGGAAACTGCCCAACAGCAGCCGGAGATTAAACTGAACAATCGCAAAACCGATGAGGAATTTGTGCAGGCAATTGAAGAAGAGTCCGCTATTCAAGCCGTAGCAGTAGGAGATACAGGAGTTGACTACCGCATTTAA
- a CDS encoding flagellar hook capping FlgD N-terminal domain-containing protein, whose translation MSSLAGVTDWSKVNKSGDGTNKTSETNNELGKDQFLHLLITQLQNQDPLNPANDTEFIAQMAQFSALEQMTNLNTTFAVTQATSMIGTVVSWAGSAGEEYAGVVSAVRIVNGQPKLIVGDMGVDPGTVVGVSNASEDLKKATDMIGDTIKWKDKKGTEYSGKVEAVQIINGLPYLIVGNQAVSLDQVIADENPPAEEP comes from the coding sequence ATGAGTTCTCTGGCTGGCGTAACAGACTGGTCGAAAGTGAACAAATCAGGGGATGGCACGAATAAAACGAGTGAAACCAATAATGAACTGGGAAAGGATCAATTTCTGCATCTGCTTATTACTCAGCTGCAAAATCAGGATCCTCTGAATCCGGCTAATGATACAGAATTTATCGCCCAAATGGCGCAGTTTTCCGCTCTAGAGCAAATGACCAATCTGAATACTACCTTCGCGGTTACTCAGGCCACATCGATGATCGGCACAGTGGTAAGCTGGGCGGGATCGGCCGGCGAAGAATACGCCGGTGTGGTTTCGGCGGTGCGAATCGTCAACGGCCAGCCCAAGCTGATCGTGGGGGATATGGGGGTTGATCCCGGCACTGTCGTCGGCGTTTCCAACGCCAGTGAAGATTTGAAGAAGGCCACGGATATGATCGGTGATACGATCAAATGGAAAGACAAGAAAGGCACGGAGTATTCCGGCAAGGTGGAGGCCGTACAGATTATCAATGGCCTGCCGTATCTCATTGTCGGCAATCAAGCTGTCTCCCTGGATCAGGTCATTGCCGATGAAAATCCTCCCGCCGAAGAGCCGTAG
- a CDS encoding lytic transglycosylase domain-containing protein — translation MNGIARVMARISDIEKRFQPIPQRNAKHTANLSGQSTTAQPTSRSVSGTAESSFADYLSTAQRQQAPVRFRQSAVSQTENDSRFQAQHRNQVQRMVHATAEKYGVDPKLAVAVAKVESDFSANAVSSAGAVGVMQLMPETARKLNVRNIRDPKENIDGGVRYLKEMLDTFNGDVRKAVAAYNAGPEAVKSYQDVPPYPETKNYVAKVMSFYR, via the coding sequence ATGAATGGTATTGCCAGAGTAATGGCCAGAATATCCGATATTGAAAAACGATTTCAGCCCATTCCACAGCGGAATGCGAAACATACCGCAAACTTAAGCGGCCAGTCGACCACTGCCCAGCCAACGTCAAGGTCAGTCTCGGGTACGGCCGAATCCAGTTTCGCCGACTATCTGTCCACTGCCCAACGGCAGCAGGCGCCCGTCCGTTTTCGGCAATCCGCGGTCTCTCAGACAGAAAACGACAGCCGGTTCCAGGCCCAGCATCGGAATCAGGTGCAGCGCATGGTTCATGCCACAGCGGAAAAGTACGGCGTAGACCCGAAACTGGCAGTGGCAGTAGCTAAAGTGGAATCGGATTTTTCCGCCAATGCAGTATCCTCTGCCGGCGCCGTAGGGGTCATGCAGTTGATGCCGGAAACGGCCCGGAAACTGAATGTCCGTAATATCAGGGATCCGAAGGAAAATATTGACGGCGGGGTGCGTTATTTAAAGGAGATGCTGGACACGTTTAACGGCGATGTACGTAAAGCGGTTGCAGCCTATAATGCCGGACCTGAAGCGGTGAAAAGCTATCAGGACGTGCCTCCCTACCCGGAAACCAAGAATTATGTGGCAAAAGTGATGTCGTTTTATCGTTAA
- the fliG gene encoding flagellar motor switch protein FliG yields MYQSTELTGKQKAAILLIALGPDISAQIFRHLREEEIEKLTLEIANQRRVTQEQQDQVLAEFHQMCIAKEFLTNGGLDYAKEILEMALGGEKAVSIITRLTSSLQIRPFDFARKTDPSQLLNFIQNEHPQTLAMIMAYLQPDQSGVILSALPPERQVEVAKRIATMDRTSPDVIKDVERILERKLSSMATQDFTAAGGVDSIVEVLNRVDRTTERTIIENLEVQHPELAEEIKKRMFVFEDIVLLDDRSLQMVLRQVDSKDLALALKGSSSEVTDKVYRNMSKRASDMLREEIQYMGPVRIRDVEEAQQKIVNVIRSLEESGEIVVSRGKGDEIIV; encoded by the coding sequence ATGTACCAGTCGACTGAATTAACCGGCAAGCAAAAAGCAGCTATATTATTGATAGCGCTTGGCCCTGATATTTCCGCTCAGATTTTTCGCCATTTGCGCGAAGAGGAAATTGAAAAGCTTACCTTGGAAATTGCTAATCAGCGGCGAGTGACCCAGGAACAACAAGATCAGGTGTTGGCCGAGTTCCATCAAATGTGCATCGCCAAAGAGTTTTTGACCAACGGCGGTCTGGATTACGCCAAGGAAATCCTGGAGATGGCTCTGGGAGGGGAAAAAGCGGTTTCCATTATCACCCGCCTAACCTCCAGCCTTCAGATCCGGCCCTTTGACTTTGCCCGCAAAACAGATCCTTCGCAATTGCTGAACTTTATTCAAAACGAGCATCCTCAAACGCTTGCAATGATTATGGCCTATCTTCAGCCGGATCAGTCCGGGGTCATTTTATCGGCGTTGCCGCCGGAACGACAGGTTGAGGTTGCCAAGAGAATTGCCACCATGGACCGAACTTCGCCGGATGTCATTAAAGACGTGGAACGAATTCTGGAAAGAAAGTTGTCCTCTATGGCGACACAAGACTTTACCGCTGCCGGAGGTGTGGATTCTATCGTTGAGGTCTTGAACCGGGTGGATCGCACCACGGAACGGACGATTATTGAAAATCTGGAAGTTCAGCATCCTGAATTGGCGGAAGAGATCAAGAAACGGATGTTCGTGTTCGAGGACATTGTCCTTTTGGACGACAGGTCTTTGCAGATGGTTTTGCGGCAGGTTGATTCTAAAGACTTGGCGCTGGCCCTCAAAGGTTCCTCCAGTGAAGTTACCGATAAAGTATACCGCAATATGTCTAAACGGGCATCGGATATGCTCCGGGAAGAAATTCAGTATATGGGACCGGTCCGTATCCGGGACGTGGAAGAGGCACAACAGAAAATTGTCAATGTAATCCGCAGTTTGGAGGAATCCGGCGAAATTGTGGTCTCAAGAGGCAAAGGAGACGAGATTATTGTCTAG
- a CDS encoding FliH/SctL family protein: MSRVIKQAQLGEKPVVINNPKITQDSLSVPAGDLQEIPELPDDVSQVTLDLALDNPQTIDVEVESPDESLETIDDVPPVVYADLVNHEDLINQEIENAKLQAQAMIDEAETKAAQIIEEANKEMAAAKEQVMEESRQQGFADGQKQGWDEGYQEGLSKGKQEALDQMQEQLNASTCQAAELIQYATKQADELLIQSERQMVELSLSIAQKIIAQQLDETATGTVTLVKAALAKVRDQEQLTIRVNPADYERLLKAQNELDRYIEREHVISLAPDQTLANGGCIIETAYGSVDARVDSQLDALKKALQEAMP, encoded by the coding sequence TTGTCTAGGGTTATTAAGCAAGCTCAGCTTGGAGAAAAACCGGTTGTGATTAATAATCCCAAGATAACTCAGGACAGTCTGTCTGTGCCTGCTGGTGATTTGCAAGAAATTCCGGAATTGCCGGATGATGTCTCTCAGGTAACTCTGGATTTAGCCCTTGATAATCCGCAGACCATAGACGTGGAAGTTGAATCGCCGGATGAAAGTCTGGAAACGATTGATGACGTACCTCCAGTCGTTTATGCGGACTTGGTGAATCACGAAGATTTGATAAACCAGGAAATTGAGAATGCCAAGTTACAGGCCCAAGCGATGATTGACGAGGCAGAAACAAAGGCGGCTCAAATCATAGAAGAAGCCAACAAAGAAATGGCTGCCGCGAAAGAGCAAGTGATGGAAGAAAGCCGTCAGCAAGGTTTTGCGGACGGGCAAAAGCAAGGTTGGGATGAAGGCTATCAAGAAGGGCTGTCCAAAGGTAAGCAAGAGGCTCTCGACCAAATGCAAGAGCAACTTAATGCGTCGACCTGTCAGGCTGCCGAGCTGATTCAATATGCGACCAAACAGGCCGATGAATTGCTGATTCAGTCTGAACGCCAGATGGTCGAGTTGTCTTTGTCCATAGCGCAAAAGATTATTGCCCAGCAATTGGACGAAACCGCCACCGGAACGGTGACGCTGGTGAAAGCGGCGCTGGCTAAGGTGCGGGATCAGGAACAGCTCACCATTCGGGTGAATCCCGCTGATTACGAGCGGCTCCTTAAAGCGCAAAACGAGTTGGACCGGTACATAGAGCGGGAACATGTCATTTCTCTCGCTCCTGATCAAACCCTTGCGAATGGCGGCTGCATCATTGAAACCGCTTATGGTTCAGTCGATGCCCGTGTTGATTCTCAACTGGACGCCTTGAAGAAAGCACTGCAGGAAGCGATGCCATGA
- a CDS encoding flagellar FlbD family protein, with protein MIKLTRFKSQDDDFVLNAELIETIDETPDTVITLTNGKKLIVAESMDEVVRKVMDYRRAIFRSIR; from the coding sequence ATGATTAAATTGACTCGTTTCAAAAGCCAGGATGACGATTTTGTCTTAAACGCCGAATTAATTGAAACAATTGATGAGACACCGGACACGGTGATTACGCTGACCAACGGTAAAAAACTGATTGTCGCCGAATCCATGGATGAAGTGGTCCGAAAAGTTATGGACTACCGGCGGGCTATCTTCCGCAGTATTCGTTGA
- the fliJ gene encoding flagellar export protein FliJ produces MQKFQFRLETLLKYRRMQEEQAQVKFAQATQRLLAEQTVLSDLQAKLETNHALMRQRQQEASLTVEQFLIIQRYEELLKDRIVIQTREVQKAEIQRNQCLEILTGCMQKRKLVEKLKERRWSQYQSEILQEKQKYLDEIGVQTFVREETGW; encoded by the coding sequence GTGCAAAAATTTCAATTTAGACTGGAGACGCTGCTCAAGTACCGCAGGATGCAGGAAGAGCAAGCTCAGGTGAAATTTGCCCAGGCTACACAAAGACTTTTGGCTGAGCAAACCGTCCTAAGTGATCTTCAGGCTAAATTGGAGACCAATCACGCGCTTATGCGCCAACGGCAGCAGGAAGCCTCCCTGACGGTGGAACAGTTTCTGATCATCCAGCGTTACGAAGAACTGCTGAAAGATCGCATTGTTATCCAGACGCGGGAAGTGCAGAAAGCGGAGATCCAACGGAATCAATGCCTGGAGATTCTCACCGGCTGCATGCAAAAACGAAAATTGGTAGAAAAACTGAAGGAAAGACGCTGGAGCCAGTATCAATCGGAAATACTGCAGGAAAAACAAAAATATCTCGACGAAATTGGCGTACAGACATTTGTGCGTGAAGAAACAGGGTGGTGA
- a CDS encoding MotE family protein produces the protein MADNTTKSADNTISPPETETKKSRIKQKIKAMFGRIAKLIRVFVFLILFVALLGVGFAAGIYFKFFNMNKLLALDSVQTVVQRLDLPSYPIIGKYFVPGAFADAEEEEATPAEEAHLPLSRSEQKQAGQSEPSQPAEPEETPQEKTVRLEAEKKRIAKLSRLCSEMKPDQAVPILNRIEDELVIAIFNKMEEDQVAKLLTRLDPMRAARLIEFMAKGKVETAPVKPDNPETNPAPGANSALGTGSD, from the coding sequence ATGGCTGACAATACTACCAAATCTGCTGACAATACCATAAGTCCTCCTGAAACCGAGACAAAGAAATCCCGGATTAAACAAAAAATCAAAGCTATGTTCGGGAGAATAGCTAAGCTTATCAGAGTATTTGTCTTTCTCATCCTGTTTGTGGCGCTGCTGGGAGTCGGCTTTGCGGCAGGGATCTATTTTAAGTTTTTCAATATGAACAAGCTTTTGGCCTTGGATAGTGTTCAAACAGTGGTGCAGCGCCTGGATTTGCCTAGTTATCCGATCATTGGGAAATACTTCGTTCCCGGCGCTTTTGCCGATGCGGAAGAAGAAGAGGCGACCCCGGCAGAAGAGGCTCACCTCCCCTTGTCAAGATCAGAACAAAAGCAGGCGGGACAATCAGAACCGTCTCAGCCGGCTGAACCGGAAGAAACTCCCCAAGAAAAAACAGTCCGCTTGGAAGCAGAAAAAAAACGCATCGCTAAATTGTCCCGCTTATGCAGTGAAATGAAGCCGGACCAGGCAGTGCCAATTTTAAACCGAATAGAAGATGAGTTGGTAATTGCGATTTTCAATAAAATGGAGGAAGATCAAGTTGCCAAACTGTTAACCCGGCTTGATCCTATGCGGGCAGCCAGACTGATAGAGTTTATGGCCAAAGGCAAAGTGGAAACCGCACCAGTCAAACCAGATAACCCGGAGACCAATCCTGCTCCTGGCGCAAACTCGGCGCTGGGGACCGGTTCTGATTAA
- a CDS encoding TIGR02530 family flagellar biosynthesis protein — translation MVMDNRIRYSPFSIPAGSATVPPAQTNASGKPPVSFGQILDQEIKEISFSQHALQRMQLRGIQLTQNELAKLSDAVEKAAGKGAKESLVLLNQNLALVVSVKNRTVITAMDGQTLKDNVFTNIDSAVIV, via the coding sequence ATGGTAATGGACAACCGGATCAGGTACTCGCCGTTTTCTATTCCCGCCGGTTCCGCCACAGTTCCTCCTGCCCAGACAAATGCATCAGGAAAGCCGCCGGTTTCCTTCGGTCAGATATTAGACCAAGAAATCAAGGAAATCAGCTTTTCCCAGCATGCGCTGCAGCGGATGCAACTGCGGGGAATCCAGTTAACTCAGAACGAACTGGCCAAACTGTCGGATGCCGTGGAAAAGGCCGCCGGCAAAGGCGCTAAAGAGTCGCTGGTTCTTTTGAATCAAAACTTAGCCCTGGTGGTCAGTGTCAAAAACCGAACCGTTATTACCGCCATGGATGGGCAAACCTTAAAGGATAATGTGTTTACCAATATTGACAGCGCTGTCATCGTCTAA
- the fliM gene encoding flagellar motor switch protein FliM, whose product MAGDVLTQAEIDALLSAISTGVVSAEEMKVEQKQHKIKVYDFKRPDKFSKDQIRTLYMLHENFARLLNTYLATHLRSFVHIDVVSVDQLTYEEFVRSMPNPSVISIFQMRPLKGNAVLEINPNIVFSIIDRLFGGPGLPPPKSRSLTDIEEAIVRRVIVRSLETLQESWKQVITIEPRLEVIETNPQFTQIVPPNDMVVIVTLQAKIGQTEGFINVCIPYLVIEPVMSKLTTTYWVASSVAKQSSEENIASLQRKLEKTVVPVIVELGRVKITVQELLDLSVNDVLQLESWAEGELTLLVGQREKFTCKPGLSGKRLAVQITQKISKGDEDDD is encoded by the coding sequence GTGGCAGGGGATGTTCTAACACAAGCCGAGATAGACGCTCTGCTTTCGGCTATTTCCACCGGGGTTGTCTCGGCGGAAGAAATGAAAGTAGAGCAAAAACAGCATAAAATTAAAGTTTACGATTTTAAACGCCCTGATAAATTTTCCAAAGACCAGATCCGTACTCTTTATATGTTGCACGAAAATTTTGCCCGCCTCCTGAATACTTATCTTGCCACGCATTTGCGTTCGTTTGTCCATATTGATGTTGTCTCGGTAGACCAGTTGACATACGAAGAGTTTGTCCGTTCCATGCCGAATCCCAGCGTCATCAGTATTTTCCAGATGAGGCCCTTAAAAGGCAATGCTGTATTGGAAATTAATCCTAATATCGTTTTCTCCATTATTGATCGTTTATTTGGGGGCCCAGGGCTGCCTCCCCCAAAATCCCGATCCCTTACCGACATTGAAGAAGCGATTGTGCGCCGGGTCATTGTCAGGTCACTGGAAACGCTGCAGGAATCCTGGAAACAGGTTATTACCATTGAACCCCGGCTGGAAGTCATTGAGACCAACCCGCAATTCACCCAGATCGTACCGCCTAACGACATGGTAGTTATCGTTACTTTACAGGCTAAAATCGGTCAAACCGAGGGTTTTATCAATGTTTGCATTCCCTATCTGGTCATTGAACCGGTTATGTCTAAACTGACGACGACCTATTGGGTGGCATCTTCTGTCGCTAAGCAATCGTCGGAAGAAAATATTGCGTCTCTGCAGCGCAAGCTGGAGAAGACGGTTGTACCGGTGATCGTTGAATTGGGGCGAGTCAAGATTACCGTCCAGGAATTGCTGGATTTGTCTGTAAACGATGTTTTGCAGCTGGAATCATGGGCCGAAGGCGAATTGACCCTGCTTGTCGGCCAAAGAGAAAAATTTACCTGTAAGCCTGGATTGTCAGGCAAACGGCTGGCTGTGCAAATTACTCAGAAAATATCCAAGGGAGATGAGGACGATGACTGA